In Mangrovivirga cuniculi, the following proteins share a genomic window:
- a CDS encoding peptidylprolyl isomerase produces MAGIINTLRQRMATLLLVVIGLALLAFILTDLFNQQTGILGSGNERVVGTVNGKDISVDEFSARVDQLEQMQYGGMGLNEAQRYSLRNTAWQSMINTVLFNEQFEDLGITVTEEELKDAVQGQNISPEIRQYFTNPQTGQFDKAFVQQYLNSLKEQDINSAQYQQWLMIEKSIRDARQRVKYDNFFVGSAFVSTPTAKNYYKNNNSVVEANYLYVPYVAIPDSEIEQPTDDELQAYINENEEMFQVDRARSLKYVSFDVVPSAKDSAVVMDAMNQAFEDLKSSSTPDSLIATAVSEARVPYASVRYHELPQELQDTIPGLRAGGIIGPIQKGNSMVIYKFSDVAEDTAYSVKASHILFEKKTGADSVQNDELREKANDVLAQALEGENFASLVAAHSDDQQSKNQGGQLGWIKEGQIRLEEFSDELFSFSGTGIVPKVVESEIGFHIIKVDEAKTKTLYKIANVTKELVPSKQTYNNIYREAARFQSEVNDAKSFESKADEEGISVFDDNDVLAQSRNVKGISNSRGLVTWLYNEAETGKVSDVFDFETKFVVAVMTGEREEGVAKVSDVRPIVTDKVKNQKKAAKIKSMLEGKTGSLEELADLFGADGEVYSTADLKLTSSSIGTTVGASPKAVGVAFGLETGQRSQPIEEERGVIVVEVTNKSEAPEIADYTSVKNELLQRKRSEIAGDLNVVLEETADIEDLRYKFF; encoded by the coding sequence ATGGCGGGAATTATTAATACTTTGAGACAGCGGATGGCTACCCTTTTGTTGGTAGTAATTGGACTGGCCCTGTTAGCATTTATTTTAACTGATTTATTCAATCAGCAAACAGGAATTTTAGGGTCGGGTAATGAAAGAGTTGTAGGAACAGTTAACGGGAAAGATATTAGCGTTGATGAATTTTCTGCACGAGTCGACCAATTAGAACAAATGCAATATGGCGGAATGGGCTTAAATGAAGCTCAGCGATATTCATTGAGAAATACTGCTTGGCAAAGCATGATCAACACTGTATTGTTCAATGAACAATTCGAAGATCTTGGAATTACAGTAACAGAAGAAGAGTTGAAAGATGCTGTTCAGGGACAAAATATTAGTCCGGAAATCAGACAGTATTTCACCAATCCTCAGACTGGACAATTCGATAAAGCTTTTGTTCAGCAATACCTAAACTCATTAAAAGAGCAGGACATAAACTCAGCTCAATATCAGCAGTGGTTAATGATTGAGAAATCAATCAGAGATGCCAGACAAAGAGTTAAGTATGATAATTTCTTCGTTGGGTCTGCATTCGTATCTACTCCAACAGCTAAAAATTATTATAAAAACAATAATAGCGTAGTCGAAGCTAATTACTTGTATGTGCCATATGTTGCGATTCCTGATTCGGAAATCGAGCAGCCTACAGACGATGAGTTACAAGCTTATATAAATGAGAATGAAGAAATGTTCCAGGTGGACAGAGCTCGTTCTTTAAAGTATGTTTCATTTGACGTAGTTCCTTCAGCAAAGGATTCTGCTGTAGTAATGGATGCAATGAATCAGGCCTTTGAGGATCTAAAATCTTCATCAACACCCGATTCACTAATTGCAACTGCTGTATCAGAAGCGAGAGTTCCATATGCATCTGTAAGATACCATGAACTACCACAGGAACTGCAGGATACTATTCCAGGTCTGAGAGCCGGTGGAATTATAGGGCCAATTCAAAAAGGTAACTCAATGGTTATTTACAAGTTTTCGGATGTAGCAGAAGATACTGCATACTCTGTTAAAGCTTCTCATATATTATTTGAAAAGAAAACAGGAGCTGATTCAGTTCAGAATGATGAATTGAGAGAGAAAGCAAATGATGTTTTAGCTCAGGCACTGGAAGGAGAAAACTTTGCTTCTCTTGTTGCTGCTCATAGTGATGACCAGCAATCTAAAAACCAGGGAGGACAGCTTGGATGGATAAAAGAAGGTCAGATCAGACTTGAAGAATTTAGTGATGAGTTATTTAGTTTTAGTGGTACGGGAATCGTTCCTAAAGTAGTTGAATCAGAAATAGGATTTCACATCATAAAAGTTGATGAAGCTAAAACAAAAACATTATATAAAATTGCTAATGTGACTAAGGAACTAGTGCCTAGCAAACAAACTTATAACAACATATACAGAGAAGCAGCAAGATTCCAGTCTGAAGTGAATGATGCTAAGTCATTTGAATCTAAAGCAGACGAAGAAGGAATAAGTGTTTTTGATGACAATGATGTACTGGCACAATCAAGAAACGTTAAAGGAATTAGTAACAGCAGAGGTTTGGTAACCTGGTTATACAATGAAGCGGAAACAGGGAAAGTATCTGATGTTTTTGATTTCGAAACTAAATTTGTTGTTGCTGTAATGACTGGTGAAAGAGAAGAGGGAGTAGCAAAGGTTTCTGATGTCAGACCTATCGTAACAGATAAAGTGAAGAATCAGAAGAAAGCTGCAAAGATAAAATCAATGCTTGAGGGTAAAACAGGATCTCTGGAAGAGCTTGCAGATCTTTTTGGGGCAGATGGTGAAGTATATTCTACTGCTGATCTTAAATTAACTTCTTCTAGTATTGGAACAACCGTTGGAGCTTCTCCAAAAGCCGTAGGTGTTGCTTTTGGTCTTGAGACCGGACAAAGAAGTCAGCCTATAGAAGAGGAAAGAGGTGTAATAGTGGTGGAAGTAACTAATAAATCTGAAGCTCCTGAAATTGCCGATTACACATCTGTTAAAAATGAGTTACTACAAAGAAAAAGAAGTGAGATCGCTGGTGATTTAAATGTTGTTCTTGAAGAAACAGCTGACATCGAAGATCTGAGATATAAGTTTTTCTAA
- a CDS encoding hemolysin family protein has translation MSTELIIIIISLLFSALFSGIEIAFISANKLHLELGKNETGITARALRNITKRPSLFIATTLTGNTIALVVYGIFMAKILLPVIHEWLPGYVDNEVITLIIQTGISTLLVLAIAEFLPKSIFLVNPNALLSFFAPIMNVLYHILLLFVYPIEILSRFVINKLFRLNYAEDRPAFGLNDLEYYVKETLESNDNDVKVEVNTKILTNALEFKTVKVRECMVPRTEIITIDMDDVDIEEVRQSFIDSGHSKILVYKESIDDMKGYCHSMELFKKPKDLEQMLNPLMIVPETMQANELLIQFINEHKSMALVVDEFGGTSGIVTIEDIIEEIFGDIQDEHDEEDWLERKIDDRTYLLSARHEIDDLIDRHDWPIQEGDYDTLGGYILSITEDIPEEGQVIENEFFKITIKTIEEARIDTVELKVKNSERES, from the coding sequence TGTTCTCTGCTTTATTCAGCGGAATTGAGATCGCATTTATTTCTGCAAATAAATTGCATCTTGAACTGGGTAAGAATGAAACTGGGATAACTGCTCGGGCTTTGAGAAACATTACCAAAAGGCCTTCATTATTCATCGCCACAACACTAACAGGAAATACCATAGCTTTGGTTGTTTATGGTATTTTCATGGCTAAAATATTATTGCCTGTTATTCATGAATGGCTTCCGGGTTATGTCGATAATGAAGTAATTACCCTGATCATTCAGACAGGTATTTCAACTCTTTTAGTTCTCGCAATAGCAGAGTTTCTTCCTAAAAGTATATTTCTTGTCAATCCAAATGCATTGTTGTCATTTTTTGCTCCTATAATGAATGTGCTATATCACATTTTATTGTTGTTTGTTTACCCGATTGAGATTTTATCCAGGTTTGTGATTAATAAACTATTCAGATTAAACTATGCGGAAGACCGACCTGCATTTGGATTAAATGATTTGGAATATTACGTTAAAGAAACATTAGAGTCCAATGACAATGATGTGAAGGTTGAGGTAAATACTAAAATACTTACCAATGCACTTGAATTTAAAACAGTCAAAGTGCGAGAGTGTATGGTGCCTCGAACTGAGATCATAACAATCGATATGGATGATGTGGACATTGAGGAAGTCAGACAGTCATTTATTGATAGTGGACATTCAAAGATATTGGTTTATAAAGAGTCTATAGATGACATGAAAGGATATTGCCATTCAATGGAGCTCTTTAAAAAGCCAAAAGACCTTGAACAGATGCTTAATCCATTAATGATCGTTCCGGAAACTATGCAAGCCAACGAATTATTAATTCAGTTTATTAATGAGCATAAAAGTATGGCGCTTGTGGTTGACGAGTTTGGAGGAACTTCAGGAATCGTGACGATCGAGGATATTATTGAAGAGATCTTCGGAGATATCCAGGATGAGCACGATGAGGAAGACTGGCTTGAAAGAAAGATTGATGATCGCACCTACTTATTAAGCGCCAGACATGAAATTGATGACCTTATTGATCGTCATGATTGGCCGATTCAGGAAGGTGATTACGACACTCTGGGAGGATATATTCTTTCGATAACAGAGGATATTCCGGAGGAGGGTCAGGTGATTGAGAATGAATTTTTTAAAATAACAATAAAAACTATTGAGGAAGCCAGAATCGACACGGTAGAATTAAAAGTTAAAAATTCTGAAAGAGAGAGCTAA